A genome region from Hymenobacter tibetensis includes the following:
- the ruvX gene encoding Holliday junction resolvase RuvX, translating to MGRILAIDYGNKRVGLAVTDPLQLIATPLDTVHSKDLLVYLKAYHQREPLAALVVGMPKTLLNEATDSTSAVVGLLRSLRREFPEVPVHEIDERFTSRMAHAAMLAGGLTKKDRRDKATVDRVSATLILQSFLESR from the coding sequence ATGGGCCGTATTCTCGCCATTGATTATGGCAACAAACGTGTCGGACTTGCCGTGACGGATCCGCTCCAGCTTATTGCCACGCCCCTCGACACGGTCCATAGCAAAGACCTACTCGTGTATCTGAAAGCGTATCATCAGCGTGAGCCACTAGCCGCGTTGGTGGTGGGTATGCCCAAGACGCTGCTTAACGAAGCCACAGACAGCACTAGTGCGGTGGTAGGCCTATTGCGGAGTCTGCGCCGGGAGTTTCCGGAAGTGCCTGTGCACGAGATAGACGAGCGGTTCACCTCGCGTATGGCCCACGCTGCTATGCTGGCGGGTGGCCTAACCAAAAAAGACCGCCGCGACAAAGCAACCGTAGACCGGGTGAGTGCTACCCTCATTCTGCAATCTTTTCTTGAATCCCGATGA
- a CDS encoding S41 family peptidase — MATESTPQVKSAPNNLPRNSWRQVRQPLLLALTLACGVLVGANPFRPSNQNPDGTARGYLKFKEILSYVDRDYVDSVDAEALSDYAIGRMLEQLDPHSVFIPAKQQQQASSFLQSDFDGVGVEFNIFHDTVTVVAPLSGGPAELSGLQPGDRILAVNGERVSGMHITTEVMFGKLRGPRGSKVVLQLLRRHQAKPLNVAVLRNRIPNNSIDVAYLLDKQTGYIKVSRFANGTFDEFKQALGDLRRQGMTSLVLDLRGNPGGYLDRATKLTDEFIGGTRKIVYTDGKGDQYDTQTFSRVAGEFEQGPLVVLVDEGSASAAEVVAGALQDHDRALVVGRRTYGKGLVQQPIALNDGSELRLTIARYYTPSGRSIQKSYRKGLAAYEQDLQNRLRHGELFHADSIHFADSLRFHTDHGRTVYGGGGIMPDLFVPRDTSAFSAYYTRLQSHNLVREYALNYFQEHKVELEALKPEQFLTTFRISDAQLQGLAELAARDGMPANPTHLRRCANLLRNQLKAHIARSAYGKPTYYAVLHEQDIEVKQALQAVSNGSANPMQKLSMN; from the coding sequence ATGGCAACAGAGTCTACGCCCCAGGTGAAGTCTGCCCCAAACAACCTGCCTCGCAACTCGTGGCGGCAGGTACGGCAGCCGCTGTTGCTAGCTCTGACCTTGGCTTGTGGGGTGTTGGTGGGGGCTAACCCTTTCCGACCCTCCAACCAAAACCCTGACGGCACAGCCCGCGGCTACCTCAAGTTCAAGGAAATTTTGAGCTATGTAGACCGCGACTATGTGGATTCAGTGGATGCAGAAGCATTATCGGACTATGCGATTGGCCGGATGTTGGAACAACTCGACCCGCACTCCGTCTTCATTCCCGCCAAGCAACAGCAGCAAGCATCTTCTTTTCTGCAGAGCGATTTTGATGGAGTCGGTGTGGAGTTCAACATCTTTCACGATACCGTAACGGTAGTGGCCCCGCTGAGCGGTGGCCCGGCCGAGCTGTCAGGTTTGCAGCCCGGCGACCGTATTCTGGCCGTGAACGGTGAGCGGGTATCGGGAATGCACATCACCACGGAGGTGATGTTTGGCAAGCTGCGTGGACCACGCGGCTCGAAGGTTGTTCTGCAACTGCTACGCCGCCATCAGGCTAAGCCGTTGAATGTAGCTGTGCTGCGCAACCGCATTCCCAACAACTCAATTGATGTAGCATATCTGCTTGACAAGCAGACGGGCTACATCAAAGTGAGTCGCTTTGCTAATGGCACTTTCGATGAGTTCAAGCAAGCCCTCGGCGACCTTCGCCGGCAGGGAATGACCAGCTTGGTGCTGGATTTGCGCGGCAACCCTGGCGGTTACCTCGACCGCGCCACCAAGCTAACCGACGAGTTTATTGGTGGCACCCGCAAGATTGTGTACACGGACGGCAAAGGCGACCAGTACGATACACAAACCTTTTCGCGGGTAGCTGGTGAGTTCGAGCAAGGCCCGTTGGTGGTGCTCGTGGATGAAGGCAGTGCCTCCGCCGCCGAGGTGGTAGCTGGCGCATTGCAAGACCATGATCGCGCCTTGGTAGTTGGTCGCCGCACATACGGCAAAGGCTTGGTGCAGCAGCCTATAGCTTTGAACGATGGCTCTGAGTTGCGCCTGACTATTGCGCGTTACTACACTCCTTCCGGCCGCAGTATCCAGAAGTCATACCGGAAGGGCTTGGCTGCTTACGAGCAGGACCTTCAGAACCGCCTGCGCCACGGAGAACTATTCCACGCTGACAGTATTCATTTTGCTGATTCGTTGCGCTTCCACACCGACCACGGGCGCACAGTGTACGGCGGCGGCGGTATTATGCCCGACTTGTTTGTACCTCGTGATACTTCCGCTTTCTCGGCATACTATACGCGCCTGCAGAGCCACAATCTGGTGCGAGAATACGCCCTGAACTACTTTCAAGAGCACAAGGTGGAACTGGAAGCGCTAAAGCCCGAGCAGTTTCTGACCACTTTCCGCATCAGCGACGCACAGCTGCAGGGTTTAGCTGAACTGGCGGCCCGTGACGGAATGCCAGCCAACCCCACTCATTTGCGCCGTTGCGCCAACTTGTTGCGCAACCAGCTCAAGGCGCACATTGCACGCAGCGCCTACGGCAAGCCGACTTACTACGCAGTATTACACGAGCAGGACATTGAAGTGAAGCAGGCTCTACAGGCCGTAAGCAACGGCTCTGCTAATCCGATGCAAAAGCTTTCTATGAATTAA
- the def gene encoding peptide deformylase, with protein MIYPIVAFGDPVLKTRAKDIPQDFPASELKQIVQDMFETMYHAHGVGLAAPQVGKSIRLFVIDSEPMIDTEDEETGEVLPDAEKPVKRAFINPQMVSETGEEWGFEEGCLSIPGVREMVYRHESIVLRYEDENRQLHEEAFSGMTARVIQHEYDHLEGVLFTDLISGFKKQLIKGKLTRISKGDVNADYRMRFTGQGRR; from the coding sequence ATGATTTACCCCATTGTTGCCTTTGGCGACCCCGTATTAAAAACCCGCGCCAAAGACATTCCGCAAGATTTTCCGGCCAGTGAGCTCAAGCAAATCGTGCAGGACATGTTCGAAACTATGTACCACGCCCACGGCGTAGGGCTAGCTGCCCCACAAGTAGGCAAGAGCATCCGTTTGTTTGTCATTGATTCGGAGCCAATGATTGACACCGAGGATGAGGAAACTGGCGAGGTGCTGCCCGATGCGGAGAAACCAGTGAAACGCGCCTTCATCAACCCCCAAATGGTAAGCGAAACCGGCGAGGAATGGGGCTTCGAAGAGGGCTGCCTGAGTATTCCTGGGGTGCGCGAAATGGTGTATCGCCACGAAAGCATCGTGCTTCGCTACGAAGACGAAAACCGCCAACTTCACGAAGAAGCCTTTAGCGGCATGACGGCCCGTGTTATTCAGCACGAATACGACCACCTCGAAGGCGTACTGTTTACGGACCTGATTTCCGGTTTCAAAAAGCAGCTCATCAAAGGCAAGCTCACGCGCATCAGCAAAGGAGACGTAAACGCCGACTATCGCATGCGCTTCACAGGCCAAGGCCGACGCTAA
- a CDS encoding sugar phosphate isomerase/epimerase family protein, producing the protein MPTSRRRFLQDATTLAAALTVAPGLLAAERAKAPFFEISLAEWSLHKSLFANKISNLDFPVIAKKQFGISVVEYVNQFFKDKAKDQQYLSELRQRCLDNGVKNHLIMIDGEGDLGSTNQQERTTAVENHYKWVDAAKYLGCQTVRVNAFGKGSATDVQQAATDGLGKLSEYAQQAGLNVIVENHGSYSSNGQWLLKTIQQVNKPNVGILPDFGNFCIRRDTGELYRGNCIEEYDKYQAVKEWMPVSKGISAKTFDFDAKGNCVETDYYKMFKIIKDSGFKGYVGIEYEGEKTPEAEGITKTKQLLEKIAKSLG; encoded by the coding sequence ATGCCCACTTCCCGCCGTCGTTTCCTGCAAGACGCCACCACCTTGGCGGCTGCCCTAACCGTAGCTCCTGGCCTACTGGCCGCTGAGCGCGCAAAAGCGCCTTTCTTCGAGATATCCTTGGCAGAATGGTCGTTGCACAAGTCATTGTTTGCCAACAAAATCAGTAACCTCGACTTTCCAGTCATTGCCAAAAAGCAGTTTGGTATTAGTGTGGTCGAGTACGTCAACCAGTTTTTCAAGGACAAAGCAAAAGACCAGCAGTATCTGAGTGAGCTGCGCCAACGCTGCCTCGACAACGGTGTGAAGAACCACTTGATTATGATAGATGGGGAAGGCGATTTAGGGTCAACCAACCAACAGGAGCGAACAACGGCCGTGGAAAACCACTACAAATGGGTGGATGCCGCCAAGTACCTCGGCTGCCAGACCGTGCGGGTGAATGCCTTCGGCAAAGGATCGGCCACCGACGTGCAGCAAGCCGCCACCGACGGGCTAGGCAAACTGAGCGAATATGCTCAACAAGCCGGCTTGAACGTGATAGTGGAAAACCACGGTAGCTACAGCTCCAACGGGCAGTGGCTTCTAAAAACGATTCAGCAAGTCAACAAGCCCAACGTGGGTATCCTGCCCGACTTCGGCAACTTCTGCATCCGGCGCGACACCGGCGAGCTGTACCGGGGCAACTGCATTGAAGAGTACGACAAGTACCAGGCAGTGAAAGAGTGGATGCCCGTCTCGAAAGGTATCAGTGCCAAGACCTTCGACTTCGACGCCAAAGGCAATTGCGTGGAAACCGACTACTACAAGATGTTCAAGATCATCAAAGATTCGGGCTTCAAAGGCTACGTGGGCATAGAATACGAAGGCGAGAAAACACCCGAAGCCGAAGGCATCACCAAGACCAAGCAGCTGCTAGAAAAAATAGCAAAGAGCCTCGGCTAA
- the rpmB gene encoding 50S ribosomal protein L28, whose amino-acid sequence MARVCDLTGKRTRVGNNVSHANNKTKRKFYPNLQKKRFYIPEEDSWVTLKVATSTIRTINKNGIMSVLKKAKEQGFIVY is encoded by the coding sequence ATGGCCCGAGTTTGTGATTTGACCGGCAAGCGTACCCGCGTAGGCAACAACGTGTCGCACGCTAACAACAAGACCAAACGCAAATTCTACCCGAATTTGCAGAAGAAGCGCTTCTACATTCCCGAGGAGGATTCTTGGGTAACGTTGAAAGTAGCGACTAGCACCATCCGTACCATCAACAAGAACGGCATCATGTCGGTCCTGAAGAAGGCCAAGGAGCAAGGCTTCATCGTTTACTAG
- a CDS encoding sugar phosphate isomerase/epimerase family protein, which translates to MTTRRSFLTSAALLSAGLLVSPSLLAYNKRYVGLQLYTVREAMEKDPAGTLARLAKIGYNSVEGATYTGSQKFYGMTPKEFAALLKQNGLIMPSSHYRLGEEQMNGAPVQGTMLHGWDKAVDDAAAAGVKYMVCAYLSESERGNMDHYKYVADQLNKAGERCQKAGLQLCYHNHDFEFNAQDGQLPYNLLLSGTDKKLVQMELDLYWVAKAGQDPLALFQQHPGRFPLWHVKDMDKTPQKAFTEVGNGSIDFKKIFAQADKAGLQYFFVEQDATPGSPFDSVTKSIAYIKKNLA; encoded by the coding sequence ATGACCACTCGTAGATCCTTCCTCACCTCCGCGGCACTTCTCTCCGCCGGCCTATTGGTTTCGCCTTCCTTGCTGGCTTACAACAAGCGCTATGTAGGCCTCCAACTGTACACTGTGCGCGAGGCCATGGAGAAAGACCCAGCGGGCACCTTGGCCCGGCTTGCTAAAATCGGGTACAACTCGGTGGAGGGTGCTACCTACACCGGTTCGCAGAAATTTTACGGCATGACGCCCAAGGAGTTTGCGGCCTTGCTCAAGCAGAACGGCTTGATTATGCCCAGCAGCCACTACCGCTTGGGCGAAGAGCAGATGAACGGCGCCCCCGTACAAGGCACCATGCTGCACGGCTGGGATAAGGCGGTGGACGATGCGGCAGCGGCCGGCGTTAAATACATGGTGTGCGCTTACCTCTCGGAGTCTGAGCGGGGCAACATGGACCATTACAAATACGTGGCCGACCAACTCAACAAGGCCGGCGAGCGGTGCCAGAAGGCAGGCTTGCAACTCTGCTACCACAACCACGACTTCGAGTTCAATGCCCAAGACGGCCAACTACCCTATAACCTCCTGCTGAGCGGCACCGACAAGAAACTAGTGCAGATGGAGCTAGACCTGTATTGGGTGGCTAAAGCTGGCCAAGACCCATTGGCCTTGTTTCAGCAGCACCCCGGCCGCTTCCCGCTTTGGCACGTCAAAGACATGGACAAAACACCCCAGAAGGCATTTACGGAGGTTGGCAACGGCAGCATCGACTTCAAGAAGATCTTCGCGCAAGCCGATAAAGCGGGTTTGCAATACTTCTTTGTGGAGCAAGACGCTACGCCCGGTTCGCCCTTCGACAGCGTAACGAAGAGCATTGCCTACATCAAGAAGAACCTGGCGTAG
- a CDS encoding DUF5522 domain-containing protein, with product MVFTEQYHRRRGSCCGNGCRHCPWRKNKADK from the coding sequence ATGGTTTTCACAGAGCAATATCACCGTCGCCGGGGCAGCTGCTGCGGTAACGGGTGTCGGCATTGCCCTTGGCGCAAAAACAAAGCAGACAAGTAG
- a CDS encoding zinc dependent phospholipase C family protein has product MKKLPFLLLLALLLLPQQPQAWGFFGHRLINRLAVFTLPPEMIGFYKTNIEYLTENATRPDSRRAVVPGEAARHFLDVDVYGDSALSKLPRSYADAVAKYGEDSLMRHGIVPWQVVRMKSQLTEAFRQRDADRILSLSADLGHYVADACVPLHTTHNYNGQLTGQRGIHGLWESRLPEILAANYDFFTGPAPYLESPSKTIWAAVARSNAAVDSVLRFEKEVTNKFADDKKYGFEERNNQTVRVYSREFSREYHQRLAGQVERQMRLAQRLIGAFWYTCWVDAGQPDLDKLPKQPSQKEQLRLAQEAKELQQAPTVVVPGHEE; this is encoded by the coding sequence ATGAAAAAACTTCCGTTTCTGTTGCTTTTGGCATTGCTTCTACTGCCTCAGCAGCCGCAGGCGTGGGGTTTTTTCGGACACCGACTCATCAACCGGCTGGCGGTGTTTACGCTGCCACCGGAGATGATAGGGTTCTACAAAACTAATATCGAATACCTCACCGAAAACGCCACCCGGCCGGATTCCCGTCGCGCTGTGGTTCCCGGTGAAGCCGCCCGCCACTTCTTGGATGTTGATGTGTATGGAGACTCGGCTCTATCTAAGCTGCCCCGCTCGTATGCCGATGCGGTAGCCAAATACGGTGAGGATTCCTTGATGCGGCATGGCATTGTGCCGTGGCAAGTGGTACGGATGAAAAGTCAACTTACTGAAGCCTTCCGCCAGCGCGATGCCGACAGAATTCTAAGTTTGTCGGCTGATTTGGGCCACTACGTAGCTGATGCTTGCGTTCCGTTGCACACCACCCACAACTACAACGGCCAGCTGACCGGCCAGCGCGGTATCCATGGCTTGTGGGAGTCTCGGCTGCCGGAAATCTTGGCCGCCAACTACGACTTCTTCACGGGTCCTGCGCCTTACCTGGAGTCGCCGTCCAAGACCATCTGGGCTGCTGTGGCGCGCTCCAACGCCGCCGTCGATTCGGTGTTGCGGTTTGAAAAGGAAGTGACCAACAAGTTTGCCGACGATAAGAAGTACGGCTTCGAGGAACGCAACAACCAGACGGTACGGGTATACTCGCGAGAGTTCAGCCGGGAGTATCATCAGCGGCTGGCCGGCCAAGTGGAGCGGCAGATGCGGCTGGCCCAACGACTAATTGGGGCCTTCTGGTACACCTGCTGGGTGGATGCCGGGCAGCCCGACCTAGACAAACTACCCAAGCAACCTTCGCAGAAAGAGCAGCTTCGCTTAGCTCAGGAGGCCAAAGAGTTGCAGCAGGCGCCTACCGTTGTAGTGCCGGGCCATGAGGAGTAA